A stretch of the Flavobacterium sp. 5 genome encodes the following:
- a CDS encoding CmpA/NrtA family ABC transporter substrate-binding protein yields the protein MRKLASNLIALLVIVFTVTGFKSPDTNNSILKKKITLEHKRTNKVNPPKTKKLPVEKAILTIGFIKLTDMAPLAIAKFLGYFEEEGLTVNLEAQANWREILDKVIENQLDGAQMLAGQPIAAAVGCGRQAQLVTSYSMDLNGNAITVSNEAWAKMKDSIPQEYGKPVHPIPSYALKPVLNFYKHANKPFTFGIVGAYSTHNYQLRYWLAAGGINPGFYSNTNIQGSKGNAGADVQLNITAPPQMPETLKAGTINGYCVGEPWNQQAVEESIGVPIVTSKEIWKNHPEKVFVMTKEFVTKYPNTAIAITKALIRAGKWLDNPENRKEATRILSKSAYVDGSKRVIDNSMLGTFEFEKGDVRSVPDFNVFFKYNATYPYYSDGIWYMTQMKRWGQITESKPNEWYISKIQEVYKPDIWFQAAKLLLEEGFISESDIPVTDGFKATTNEFIDDMFYDGRKPVEYINSFKIGLKN from the coding sequence ATGAGAAAACTAGCCTCAAACTTAATTGCACTTTTGGTAATAGTATTTACTGTTACCGGTTTTAAAAGTCCAGATACAAACAATTCAATTTTAAAAAAGAAAATTACACTCGAGCATAAGCGAACTAACAAAGTAAACCCACCAAAAACAAAAAAACTACCTGTAGAAAAAGCAATCTTAACTATTGGCTTTATAAAACTTACTGATATGGCTCCATTAGCAATTGCTAAATTCTTAGGCTATTTTGAAGAGGAAGGACTTACTGTAAACTTAGAAGCCCAAGCCAATTGGAGAGAAATTCTAGACAAAGTAATAGAAAATCAACTTGACGGTGCTCAAATGCTTGCTGGGCAACCAATCGCAGCTGCCGTAGGCTGCGGAAGACAAGCTCAACTTGTTACCTCCTATTCTATGGATCTCAATGGAAATGCCATTACGGTATCAAATGAAGCTTGGGCAAAAATGAAAGACAGCATACCTCAAGAATATGGAAAACCAGTTCACCCTATTCCTTCTTATGCTTTGAAACCTGTTTTGAATTTTTACAAACATGCAAACAAACCTTTTACCTTTGGAATTGTTGGTGCTTATTCAACTCATAATTATCAGTTGCGCTATTGGCTGGCAGCAGGTGGTATAAATCCAGGATTTTACAGTAACACCAACATTCAAGGAAGTAAAGGAAATGCTGGTGCCGATGTACAGTTGAATATTACAGCGCCTCCGCAAATGCCAGAAACATTAAAGGCAGGTACTATTAACGGCTATTGTGTTGGAGAACCATGGAATCAACAAGCAGTTGAGGAAAGTATAGGAGTTCCTATAGTTACCAGTAAAGAAATTTGGAAAAATCATCCTGAAAAAGTATTCGTGATGACTAAAGAGTTCGTTACTAAATATCCTAATACTGCCATCGCTATCACAAAAGCATTAATAAGAGCCGGAAAATGGTTAGACAATCCTGAAAATCGGAAAGAAGCTACTAGAATTTTGTCAAAATCCGCATATGTAGATGGAAGCAAACGAGTAATAGACAATTCAATGTTAGGTACTTTTGAATTTGAAAAAGGGGACGTTCGATCTGTGCCCGACTTTAATGTTTTCTTTAAATACAATGCAACCTATCCTTATTATTCAGATGGAATTTGGTACATGACTCAAATGAAACGTTGGGGTCAAATAACTGAATCAAAGCCTAATGAATGGTATATCAGTAAAATTCAAGAAGTTTACAAGCCGGATATCTGGTTTCAAGCAGCAAAATTACTCCTAGAAGAAGGCTTTATTTCTGAATCGGATATTCCTGTAACAGATGGTTTTAAAGCTACAACTAACGAATTCATTGACGATATGTTCTACGACGGAAGAAAGCCAGTTGAGTATATAAATAGCTTTAAAATTGGTCTGAAAAACTAG
- a CDS encoding nitrate reductase, producing the protein MQNTEIKTTCSYCGVGCGIIVKNDSKNGVTVTGDKDHPVNRGMLCSKGMNLHYVVNDTSDRILYPEMRWSKSHPKERVSWDAALDRAAAVFSSIIKKHGPDSVGFYISGQCLTEEYYLTNKLVKGFLKTNNIDTNSRLCMSSAVAGYKKTFGEDSVPIAYADIELADTFMITGANPAFCHPILFRRLEQHKEKNPKVKIIVVDPRKTDSALSADLHLQILPGTDIVLYHAIGKRLIEKGYVDTDFVKNHTENYQLYKELVSNSSYENASKVCGISVNDIHLAAEMIGRAKGFISMWAMGLNQSAIGVDKNTALLNLSLVTGQIGKPGSGPFSLTGQPNAMGGREVGGMANLLAVHKELNNPEHRKEVADFWGVDSISEKPGLTATEMFDALESGKMKAVWIICTNPMVSLPDSRRVEKALANAKFVVVQDISHSADTAKFADLLLPAAGWLEKEGTMTNSERRISYLPKGINPPGEALSDVEILLNFAKKMKFSGFNFENTEAVYKEYCLMTKGTNIDVSYLNYSRLKNEGTFQWPVPDYGHPGTPRLFSDKKFFTPSQKAIFNIPTSIENTSEKPSAQYPFILTTGRIRDQWHTMTKTGKVSRLMTHTPSPVLEINPIDAYKAKIKNGDIVIVASKNGEVRVKAKVTDTIKEGVLFLPMHWGKQLDNDLNRTNNLTNTIVDPISKEPDFKFTTVSVTKYVKPFQKIAVIGAGAAAFRFIQNYREINTVDEIIVFSNEENPFYNRVLLPEYVTAELSWESLLKIKDDALGQLNITMKSGVAIENVNATDKIITDSQGKIHQFDTLIMATGSRPFIPENAQLHLPGRFTIRKKNDADRLKDYLEGTNLPAEEQHVVIVGGGLLGLELAAALKHKKVKITIIQRASRLMERQLDRISSKLLAEEVQLRDIQIYFDNEVSTVFETENANEIEIALKSGRILTANAIVYTIGTIPNIELAKETGLICGRGVKVNQYLQTSNPDVFAIGEIAEFNNQLFGITSAAEEQADILANFIAGDISSYYKGSVLMNILKLEDINLCSIGEIEVPENDDSYEEIVFADLGKRYYKKCIVKNDLLVGAILMGDKNEFAEFKTMIESKIELADKRNTLLRGSGSEAKPVIGKLVCSCSQVGHGNIEETIKSGVTNFTELCKTTGAGLGCGSCKTEVKEILAKCK; encoded by the coding sequence ATGCAAAATACAGAAATCAAAACTACGTGTTCCTATTGTGGAGTAGGATGCGGAATTATTGTAAAAAATGATTCTAAAAATGGAGTGACGGTTACAGGCGATAAAGATCATCCCGTAAACAGAGGAATGCTTTGTTCTAAAGGGATGAATTTACATTATGTTGTCAATGACACTTCGGATAGAATATTATATCCTGAAATGAGATGGAGTAAATCACATCCAAAAGAAAGAGTAAGCTGGGATGCAGCTTTAGACCGCGCAGCAGCTGTTTTTTCTTCCATCATAAAAAAACACGGACCTGATAGTGTTGGTTTTTATATCTCTGGACAATGTTTGACTGAAGAATATTATTTGACTAACAAATTAGTAAAAGGTTTTTTAAAAACTAATAATATAGACACCAACTCCAGACTCTGTATGAGTTCTGCAGTGGCTGGTTACAAAAAAACCTTTGGAGAAGACTCCGTTCCTATTGCGTATGCTGATATTGAACTGGCTGATACTTTTATGATAACCGGAGCAAATCCTGCATTTTGTCATCCCATTCTTTTTAGAAGATTAGAGCAACACAAAGAAAAAAATCCTAAAGTAAAAATAATCGTTGTCGATCCAAGAAAAACCGACTCAGCACTTTCTGCCGATTTACACTTGCAGATACTTCCTGGAACCGATATTGTTTTATACCACGCTATTGGAAAACGATTAATAGAAAAAGGATATGTTGACACAGATTTTGTAAAAAACCATACCGAAAACTATCAACTATACAAAGAACTTGTATCTAACAGTTCTTATGAAAATGCGTCCAAAGTTTGTGGTATTTCTGTAAATGACATTCACTTAGCAGCAGAAATGATTGGCAGAGCCAAAGGATTTATTTCTATGTGGGCTATGGGACTTAACCAAAGTGCTATTGGCGTTGATAAAAATACTGCTTTATTGAACCTTTCACTGGTAACTGGTCAAATTGGAAAACCAGGATCTGGTCCTTTCTCATTGACAGGGCAACCCAATGCAATGGGAGGCCGCGAAGTGGGCGGAATGGCTAACTTACTAGCAGTTCATAAAGAATTAAACAATCCAGAACATCGCAAAGAAGTAGCCGATTTTTGGGGAGTAGATTCCATTTCGGAAAAACCAGGACTTACAGCCACCGAAATGTTTGATGCTTTAGAATCTGGGAAAATGAAAGCGGTTTGGATTATCTGTACTAATCCAATGGTCAGCTTACCAGATTCACGCAGAGTTGAAAAAGCATTAGCAAACGCTAAGTTTGTTGTCGTTCAAGATATTTCTCATAGTGCCGACACCGCAAAATTTGCCGATTTATTATTACCCGCAGCAGGTTGGTTAGAAAAAGAAGGTACAATGACCAACTCTGAGCGTCGTATCTCTTATCTGCCAAAAGGAATTAATCCTCCTGGAGAAGCTTTATCGGATGTTGAAATTTTGTTGAATTTTGCAAAAAAAATGAAATTTTCAGGTTTCAATTTCGAGAATACCGAAGCTGTTTATAAAGAATATTGCCTTATGACCAAAGGCACTAATATAGATGTCTCTTATTTAAATTATTCAAGACTAAAAAACGAAGGAACTTTTCAATGGCCTGTACCAGATTATGGACACCCGGGAACACCTCGTTTATTTTCGGATAAAAAGTTCTTTACCCCATCGCAAAAAGCAATTTTCAATATCCCAACAAGTATCGAAAATACTTCGGAAAAACCATCGGCACAATACCCATTTATATTAACTACTGGACGTATACGTGATCAATGGCATACGATGACCAAAACTGGAAAAGTATCGCGATTAATGACACACACTCCTAGTCCAGTTCTTGAAATAAATCCTATCGATGCTTATAAAGCAAAAATTAAAAATGGAGATATTGTTATAGTAGCCAGTAAAAATGGAGAAGTACGTGTAAAAGCCAAAGTAACCGATACTATCAAAGAAGGTGTTTTATTTTTGCCAATGCACTGGGGAAAACAATTGGATAATGATTTGAACAGAACCAACAATCTAACCAATACTATTGTTGATCCAATCTCCAAAGAACCTGATTTTAAATTCACTACCGTTTCAGTAACAAAATACGTTAAACCTTTTCAAAAAATCGCAGTTATTGGAGCAGGAGCCGCGGCTTTCCGTTTCATTCAGAATTATAGAGAAATCAATACTGTCGATGAAATTATTGTTTTTTCAAACGAGGAAAACCCATTTTACAATCGCGTTTTATTACCGGAATATGTTACAGCCGAATTGTCTTGGGAAAGTCTTTTAAAAATAAAAGATGATGCTTTGGGACAATTAAATATTACTATGAAATCGGGCGTAGCGATTGAAAACGTAAATGCAACCGATAAAATTATAACCGACAGTCAAGGTAAAATTCATCAATTTGACACCTTGATTATGGCTACCGGAAGCCGTCCTTTCATTCCCGAAAATGCGCAATTGCATCTACCAGGTCGTTTTACCATCCGTAAGAAAAATGATGCTGACCGATTAAAAGATTACTTAGAGGGAACTAATTTACCAGCAGAAGAACAACACGTAGTTATTGTAGGTGGTGGTTTATTAGGACTTGAATTAGCAGCAGCGCTTAAACACAAAAAAGTTAAAATAACAATTATCCAAAGAGCTTCCCGTTTAATGGAGCGTCAACTGGATCGTATATCCAGTAAATTATTGGCTGAAGAAGTACAGCTTCGAGATATTCAAATCTATTTTGATAATGAGGTAAGTACTGTATTCGAAACTGAAAATGCTAACGAAATAGAAATTGCCCTAAAAAGTGGACGAATCTTAACTGCAAATGCTATTGTTTACACTATTGGAACTATTCCAAACATTGAATTAGCAAAGGAAACAGGGCTTATTTGCGGTCGCGGTGTCAAAGTAAATCAGTATTTACAGACATCCAATCCAGATGTATTTGCTATAGGTGAAATTGCTGAATTCAACAATCAGTTATTTGGAATCACTTCTGCTGCCGAGGAACAAGCTGATATTTTGGCGAACTTCATTGCTGGTGATATCAGTAGCTATTACAAAGGATCGGTATTGATGAATATTTTAAAACTGGAAGATATCAATCTTTGTAGTATTGGAGAAATCGAAGTACCCGAAAATGATGATTCTTACGAAGAAATTGTTTTTGCCGACTTAGGGAAACGCTATTATAAAAAATGTATCGTTAAGAATGATCTACTAGTAGGTGCTATCCTGATGGGAGATAAAAACGAATTTGCTGAATTCAAAACCATGATTGAAAGCAAAATCGAATTGGCAGACAAACGAAACACATTACTAAGAGGAAGCGGTTCTGAAGCAAAACCTGTGATAGGAAAATTGGTTTGTTCCTGCAGTCAGGTTGGGCATGGTAATATTGAAGAAACCATCAAAAGTGGTGTAACCAACTTTACCGAACTATGCAAAACCACTGGTGCAGGATTGGGCTGTGGCAGTTGCAAAACTGAAGTAAAAGAGATATTAGCTAAATGTAAATAA
- a CDS encoding rubredoxin: MELTRLIVKGGVISPGELREIVNMGLEQGLDTISFGSRQDIIFPKGFQSNTAEKIGKHHFVYPNEKSGNNIVSSYVATDILSNTPWLTGNKFLYILEQFKENPKLKVNITDPKQQIVPLFTGHINFIASHHEDYWFLYIRLPKWDKMELFPVLIYSWDIGKIYYEIEKILQEEPDTIDMIFQLVSDLDTNNRTIDQPLNISFYPFPYYEGMNRLGIDQYWLGLYWRNNLYDLQFLKEMCDLCFDCKIGKICITPWKSFIVKGIPKERKLDWEKFLGKKGINVRHSLLELNWHLPVAMEWALNLKTFLVRTLDQFDISTYGLTFGLSDYNREGHYFTSIVIEKNDPPKDLESIKIRDTFNILHAKNFDPNTREYIVHAQDVDKLELPNILIELSKKYFEELGTSVLEFQNATTKKETKTLDIHQCQECLTIYNSEYGDVIQGIEKGTLFKDLPEDYCCSLCEAPKENFTPLEEAKV, translated from the coding sequence ATGGAATTAACGAGACTCATTGTAAAAGGTGGCGTAATTTCTCCAGGAGAATTACGCGAGATTGTAAATATGGGACTAGAACAAGGCCTTGATACCATATCTTTTGGATCAAGACAAGACATTATATTCCCAAAAGGATTCCAAAGTAATACTGCCGAAAAAATTGGAAAACATCATTTTGTATATCCCAACGAAAAAAGCGGTAACAATATCGTTTCTTCTTACGTAGCAACCGATATTTTAAGCAATACTCCTTGGCTTACCGGAAATAAATTCCTTTATATACTCGAACAATTCAAGGAAAATCCAAAGCTAAAAGTCAATATAACCGATCCCAAACAACAAATCGTTCCTCTATTTACGGGACACATCAACTTTATAGCCTCACACCATGAAGACTATTGGTTTTTATATATTCGTTTGCCAAAATGGGACAAAATGGAACTTTTCCCAGTATTAATTTACAGCTGGGACATTGGAAAAATCTACTACGAAATAGAAAAAATACTTCAGGAAGAACCCGATACAATTGACATGATTTTTCAACTCGTTAGCGACTTGGACACCAACAATAGAACCATCGATCAGCCATTAAACATTTCCTTCTATCCGTTCCCGTACTACGAAGGAATGAACAGACTCGGAATCGATCAATACTGGCTTGGACTCTACTGGCGCAACAACTTATACGACTTACAATTCCTAAAAGAAATGTGTGATTTGTGTTTTGATTGCAAAATCGGAAAAATATGTATCACCCCTTGGAAATCTTTCATTGTAAAAGGAATCCCTAAAGAGCGTAAACTCGATTGGGAAAAATTCTTAGGCAAAAAAGGAATCAACGTACGCCACTCTTTACTTGAGCTTAACTGGCATTTACCTGTTGCAATGGAATGGGCATTGAACCTCAAAACCTTCCTTGTACGTACCCTCGACCAATTCGATATCAGTACTTATGGGCTTACCTTCGGGCTATCCGATTACAATCGTGAGGGACATTATTTTACCTCTATTGTAATCGAAAAAAATGATCCGCCAAAAGATCTCGAATCGATTAAAATACGAGACACTTTCAACATTTTGCATGCCAAGAATTTCGATCCTAACACTCGCGAATACATCGTTCACGCACAGGATGTCGATAAACTGGAATTACCTAATATTCTTATCGAATTAAGTAAAAAATACTTTGAAGAATTAGGAACCAGCGTACTCGAATTTCAAAATGCCACAACCAAAAAAGAAACCAAAACACTAGACATTCATCAATGTCAAGAATGCTTAACCATTTATAATTCAGAATACGGAGATGTTATTCAAGGCATCGAAAAAGGAACACTATTCAAGGATCTCCCAGAGGATTATTGCTGTTCTTTATGCGAAGCTCCAAAAGAAAATTTCACCCCTTTAGAAGAAGCCAAAGTATAA